From Serinicoccus profundi, the proteins below share one genomic window:
- a CDS encoding type II secretion system F family protein produces MLSSAAPALAPLLLAALAAASVLVRPRSGAQVAPDGYDVAPSDDGVAATPDTALDQPRRGRAAATRSRRALGRRLLARLGRLRGGRRDPDADLVARELEVVDTIAAALEGGLPVGRAVELALERTRPAVPGAGPDWGIVARAAQEGEPLAPAWERLARRSGTPTVAAVARSWQVAARSGAPLAEALRVSARTARERRRLEDAVQTASAGARATATVLTLLPLAGIGLAAMLGVHPAALYATPLAWACLGAGAALLLLGQVLVRRLIAQVLAGAR; encoded by the coding sequence GTGCTGAGCTCGGCCGCACCGGCGCTCGCCCCGCTGCTCCTGGCAGCGCTGGCGGCCGCCAGCGTGCTGGTGCGACCCCGTTCCGGGGCCCAGGTCGCCCCCGACGGCTACGACGTCGCCCCGTCGGACGACGGCGTCGCGGCCACGCCCGACACCGCCCTGGATCAGCCCAGGAGGGGCCGGGCCGCAGCCACCCGGAGCCGGAGGGCGCTGGGTCGTCGGCTCCTCGCCCGACTGGGTCGGCTCCGCGGGGGACGACGTGACCCGGATGCCGACCTCGTCGCGCGGGAGCTCGAGGTGGTCGACACCATCGCTGCAGCCCTGGAGGGTGGGCTGCCGGTGGGCCGGGCCGTGGAGCTGGCGCTGGAGCGCACCCGCCCCGCGGTTCCGGGCGCCGGGCCGGACTGGGGCATCGTGGCCCGGGCCGCGCAGGAGGGCGAGCCGCTCGCCCCGGCGTGGGAGCGCCTGGCCCGGCGCTCCGGCACCCCGACGGTCGCGGCCGTGGCGCGGTCCTGGCAGGTGGCAGCCCGGTCGGGGGCGCCCCTGGCCGAGGCGTTGCGCGTCAGCGCCCGGACGGCTCGCGAGCGCCGGCGCCTGGAGGACGCCGTGCAGACGGCCAGCGCCGGGGCCCGGGCCACAGCGACCGTGCTGACCCTGCTGCCGCTGGCGGGCATCGGGCTGGCGGCGATGCTGGGCGTGCACCCGGCCGCGCTCTACGCCACCCCGCTGGCGTGGGCCTGCCTCGGAGCTGGGGCTGCGCTGCTGCTGCTGGGTCAGGTGCTGGTGCGTCGACTGATCGCCCAGGTCCTCGCAGGTGCGCGATGA
- a CDS encoding phage holin family protein, whose product MATPAQTDTSALAGTAGKRSLGQLVSDVSLDVSQIMRGELELAKTEIMQDVSHAGKGAGMFAGAAVFGLYGLGLLWLGLAGVIGIWLGWWAGLLIMAGVLFLIAAVLGLIGNSQRQKVNGKPERAIREAKETVDTVKSAAQGQRRASALETSQH is encoded by the coding sequence ATGGCAACTCCTGCACAGACCGACACCTCCGCGCTGGCCGGAACGGCCGGCAAGCGCTCCCTCGGTCAGCTCGTCTCCGACGTGTCCCTGGATGTCTCGCAGATCATGCGCGGTGAGCTCGAGCTCGCCAAGACCGAGATCATGCAGGACGTCTCCCATGCCGGCAAGGGCGCCGGGATGTTCGCCGGCGCGGCCGTCTTCGGCCTCTACGGCCTGGGGCTCCTCTGGCTCGGGTTGGCGGGGGTCATCGGCATCTGGCTCGGGTGGTGGGCCGGCCTGCTCATCATGGCCGGCGTCCTCTTCCTCATCGCCGCCGTCCTCGGACTCATCGGCAACAGCCAGCGCCAGAAGGTCAACGGCAAGCCCGAGCGCGCCATCCGTGAGGCGAAGGAGACGGTCGACACCGTCAAGTCCGCCGCCCAGGGTCAGCGGCGCGCGAGCGCGCTGGAGACCTCGCAGCACTGA
- a CDS encoding Rv3654c family TadE-like protein, with the protein MSGRHTRPRHHVGAAGSAVTSAGGSTGSWAGRGERGSASVLGIGVVVGLSTVLVLALGLVAVLVAGQQARTAADLGALAAAGQMVQGLGDDAACARARQVAHEHGTSLQSCVVDPAGASPWPEVTVQVERPVIGTRWTVSVRARAGATAARATPS; encoded by the coding sequence ATGAGCGGTCGGCACACGCGGCCCCGCCACCACGTCGGGGCAGCCGGATCGGCCGTCACCTCGGCCGGTGGATCGACCGGCAGCTGGGCCGGCCGTGGCGAGCGCGGCTCGGCCTCCGTGCTCGGGATCGGGGTGGTGGTCGGGCTGTCCACCGTGCTCGTGCTGGCCCTCGGGCTGGTGGCCGTCCTCGTCGCCGGGCAGCAGGCGCGCACGGCCGCCGACCTGGGAGCGCTCGCCGCAGCGGGTCAGATGGTCCAGGGGCTCGGCGACGACGCGGCCTGCGCGCGAGCCAGGCAGGTGGCGCACGAGCACGGGACGAGTCTCCAGAGCTGTGTGGTGGACCCCGCAGGGGCCTCCCCCTGGCCGGAGGTCACGGTGCAGGTGGAGCGCCCCGTCATCGGCACGAGGTGGACGGTCAGCGTGCGGGCTCGGGCGGGAGCGACGGCTGCTCGGGCCACTCCCAGCTGA
- a CDS encoding TadA family conjugal transfer-associated ATPase, producing the protein MTTTTRPRESDLHAALGPLGPLLEDPRVTDVLVNGESGVWVDRGSGAEPSPVRFVDERSVRRLAVRLAALSGQRLDESSPWVDGLLPGGLRLHALLPPLVGGGAHLSLRIPRQVVPSLDDLIDWGAVDPVAARVLDAVVRSRVSFLVSGGTGSGKTTLLGALLSRCAIGERIVVVEDVRELRIDHPHVVHLQGRTANVEGRGEVTMTTLVRQSLRMRPDRVVVGEVRGAEVRELLTALNTGHEGGCGTVHANAARDVVARFTALGALAEMSGEAVQAQLVSAIEVVIHLARDAAGRRCLREVAVLRAREGRPECVTALEGGPGAWRPGPGSAELAARLGLPPEDLPC; encoded by the coding sequence ATGACCACGACGACCCGTCCGCGCGAGTCGGACCTGCACGCGGCGCTCGGCCCCCTCGGGCCGCTCCTGGAGGACCCCCGGGTGACGGACGTCCTCGTCAACGGCGAGTCGGGCGTCTGGGTCGACCGCGGCAGCGGAGCCGAGCCCTCGCCCGTGCGGTTCGTCGACGAGCGCAGCGTGCGCCGGTTGGCCGTCCGCCTCGCCGCCCTCTCCGGCCAGCGGCTGGACGAGTCGAGCCCCTGGGTGGATGGGCTGCTCCCGGGCGGCCTGCGCCTGCACGCCCTGCTGCCACCGTTGGTGGGAGGCGGGGCACACCTCAGCCTGCGGATCCCCCGACAGGTGGTGCCGAGCCTGGACGACCTCATCGACTGGGGGGCCGTGGACCCGGTCGCCGCCAGGGTGCTCGACGCCGTCGTGCGCTCGCGGGTGTCCTTCCTCGTCAGCGGCGGCACCGGGTCGGGCAAGACCACGCTGCTCGGGGCGCTGCTGTCCCGCTGCGCGATCGGCGAGCGGATCGTCGTGGTGGAGGACGTCAGGGAGCTGCGGATCGACCACCCGCACGTCGTGCACCTCCAGGGCCGTACCGCCAACGTCGAAGGCCGCGGCGAGGTGACGATGACCACCCTCGTCCGCCAGTCCCTGCGCATGCGCCCCGACCGTGTCGTCGTCGGAGAGGTCCGCGGCGCGGAGGTGCGCGAGCTGCTCACCGCCCTCAACACCGGTCACGAGGGCGGGTGCGGCACGGTGCACGCCAACGCGGCCCGCGACGTCGTGGCCCGGTTCACCGCCCTCGGGGCGCTGGCCGAGATGTCGGGTGAGGCGGTCCAGGCGCAGCTGGTCAGCGCCATCGAGGTGGTCATCCACCTCGCCCGCGACGCCGCCGGTCGTCGGTGCCTGCGCGAGGTGGCCGTGCTGCGAGCCCGAGAGGGCCGCCCCGAGTGCGTCACCGCACTCGAGGGTGGGCCTGGTGCCTGGCGTCCCGGCCCGGGGAGTGCTGAGCTGGCCGCGCGCCTGGGCCTGCCACCCGAGGACCTGCCGTGCTGA
- a CDS encoding Fic family protein, translating to MTSPLRALEALAALPGVTDGMDRAREACTTLRWHEGLRRRIPEAAAESRVRGAAASGLLEGAEPAGSTRSVAVVRDLMRGALEQAPVDDPLWRTVLASARVTARTEGVTLADLGAPAQLVAGLHTAASAGLLPAREVGRPRLEGESAEGVEVLGPAPGVAEARVRLASVHDLLRLVPGGQQPALLLAAVIHAEIVVARPFVAGNGLVARALERILLRVAGVDPTGVAVPESGHAERAGTDYRGALAAYASGDPDGVRLWLEHCAGAVVRGAAEGGRIADAVRVGRLGGPTEERR from the coding sequence ATGACCAGCCCGCTGCGCGCTCTCGAGGCGCTCGCCGCCCTCCCCGGCGTCACGGACGGGATGGATCGGGCCCGCGAGGCCTGCACCACCCTGCGGTGGCACGAGGGTCTGCGGCGCCGCATCCCCGAGGCTGCGGCGGAGTCGAGGGTGCGCGGGGCCGCCGCCTCGGGGCTCCTGGAGGGGGCTGAGCCGGCGGGCTCCACGCGCAGCGTCGCCGTGGTCCGCGATCTCATGCGCGGTGCGCTGGAGCAGGCGCCGGTCGATGATCCGTTGTGGCGCACGGTGCTGGCGTCCGCCCGCGTGACGGCCCGGACCGAGGGCGTGACCCTGGCCGACCTGGGGGCCCCCGCTCAGCTGGTGGCCGGACTTCATACCGCGGCCTCGGCAGGCCTCCTGCCCGCGCGCGAGGTCGGGAGGCCACGCCTCGAGGGTGAGTCGGCCGAGGGTGTGGAGGTGCTCGGCCCGGCGCCGGGGGTGGCCGAGGCCCGGGTCCGTCTGGCGTCGGTCCACGACCTGCTCCGGCTCGTGCCGGGCGGGCAGCAGCCGGCGTTGCTCCTCGCCGCCGTCATCCACGCCGAGATCGTGGTCGCGCGACCTTTCGTCGCGGGCAACGGTCTGGTTGCCAGAGCGCTCGAGCGCATCCTGCTGCGGGTTGCCGGGGTCGACCCCACCGGGGTGGCGGTGCCCGAGAGCGGTCACGCCGAGCGGGCCGGGACGGACTACCGGGGAGCGCTGGCGGCCTATGCCTCCGGTGACCCGGACGGGGTCCGGCTCTGGTTGGAGCACTGCGCGGGGGCGGTCGTCCGAGGCGCTGCCGAGGGGGGTCGGATCGCCGACGCCGTGCGGGTCGGACGCCTGGGAGGCCCTACCGAGGAGCGGCGTTGA
- a CDS encoding Crp/Fnr family transcriptional regulator: protein MDRHVVMKAPLFAALDGATADRLMDSMSPHRLARGDVVFHEGDPGDSLYVITRGKVKLSRASSDGRESLLSVLGPGEMFGELSLFDPGPRLTTAYVVSDTEFISLGNDALRAFLGRHPEVAMQMLAGLAHRLRKTNEGLSDLVFTDVPGRVAKALLDLSDRFGRRSDAGLVVAHDLTQEELAQLVGASRETVNKALADFAQRGWVTLGAKAVTLMDVDRLRRRAR from the coding sequence GTGGACCGGCACGTCGTGATGAAAGCACCGTTGTTCGCCGCGCTCGATGGCGCGACGGCCGACCGCCTCATGGACTCGATGAGCCCCCACCGATTGGCCCGGGGCGACGTCGTCTTCCACGAGGGGGACCCGGGGGACTCCCTCTATGTCATCACCCGCGGCAAGGTGAAGCTGTCGCGCGCCTCCTCGGACGGCCGCGAGAGCCTGCTGTCCGTCCTCGGACCGGGCGAGATGTTCGGCGAGCTCAGCCTCTTCGACCCCGGCCCGCGCCTCACGACCGCCTACGTCGTGTCCGACACCGAGTTCATCTCCCTCGGCAACGATGCGTTGCGCGCCTTCCTCGGTCGTCACCCGGAGGTCGCGATGCAGATGCTGGCGGGCCTGGCCCATCGTCTTCGCAAGACCAACGAGGGGTTGTCCGACCTGGTCTTCACCGACGTGCCCGGCCGCGTGGCCAAGGCCCTGCTCGACCTGTCCGACCGCTTCGGCCGACGCTCGGACGCCGGGCTCGTCGTCGCCCACGACCTCACCCAGGAGGAGCTCGCCCAGCTGGTCGGCGCCAGCCGGGAGACGGTCAACAAGGCCCTCGCCGACTTCGCGCAGCGCGGCTGGGTCACCCTCGGCGCCAAGGCCGTCACCCTCATGGACGTCGACCGGCTCCGCCGACGGGCCCGCTGA
- a CDS encoding DEAD/DEAH box helicase, translating to MSERRRSVVVEMDDLCSATFDPHTTLARLTEGARAERLRHVRTVPAREGRTAPWPSWCAPTVKAALLGHGIDAPWAHQAEVAELAHAGRHVIVSTGTASGKSLGYLIPVLTELSDGTGAVTGRGATALYLAPTKALGAGQESRLQALAVPDVRVARLDGDTPSEERRWIREHAHYVLTNPDLLHHTLLPGHERWAPFLRALRYVVVDECHIYRGVFGAHVSAVLRRLLRVAARYGATPTVVLASATVAEPEPLARALTGQDVVAVTADASPRREAVVALWQPGELEDGRRRSTLGEVADLLTDLVSSDVQTVAFARSRVGVEQVASRARQAREARSGTAAGIAAYRGGYLPEERRELESALRERTVMGLAATSALELGIDIAGLDAVVMAGWPGTRASFWQQVGRAGRSGSPSLAVLVAADDPLDTYLLTHPELIFEAPVETCVLDPENPYVLGPHLAAAAAELPLTEADECWFGPGLRALAEQLVVGGVLRARPTGWYWARPDRATDHVALRGAGQTVQIVDARSGRVLGTVDEARALTTVHQGAVYVHQGEPYVVTELDLDGSVALVVAGDPGWSTRARSESTFSIREQQTRQSWGAASLATGKVEVTTQVTAFQRVLTDGTVIGTHPLDLPARTLVTQAVWWTLPLEELALAGVAEQDVPGALHAAEHASIGMLPLLATCDRWDIGGVSTALHPDTGLPTVMVYDGYPGGAGFSRRAFAAAVRWLSATRDLVESCRCQAGCPACVQSPKCGNGNEPLDKDGAVAVLGHLLSEREVVVPTG from the coding sequence ATGTCGGAGCGGCGGCGTAGCGTGGTCGTCGAGATGGACGACCTGTGCTCCGCGACCTTCGACCCCCACACCACCCTGGCCCGCCTCACCGAGGGAGCCCGGGCCGAACGCCTGCGCCACGTCCGCACCGTGCCCGCCCGCGAGGGCCGCACCGCACCCTGGCCCTCGTGGTGCGCGCCCACGGTCAAGGCGGCGCTGCTGGGGCACGGGATCGACGCCCCCTGGGCGCACCAGGCGGAGGTGGCCGAGCTCGCCCACGCCGGACGGCACGTCATCGTCTCGACCGGCACGGCGTCAGGCAAGTCGCTCGGCTACCTCATCCCCGTGCTCACGGAGCTGAGCGACGGCACCGGCGCGGTGACCGGCCGGGGGGCGACCGCGCTCTACCTCGCGCCGACCAAGGCCCTCGGCGCCGGCCAGGAGTCGCGGCTGCAGGCCCTGGCCGTGCCCGACGTGCGGGTCGCGCGCCTCGACGGTGACACGCCGAGCGAGGAACGCCGGTGGATCCGGGAGCACGCGCACTACGTCCTCACCAACCCCGACCTCCTGCACCACACGCTGCTGCCCGGGCACGAGCGCTGGGCCCCCTTCCTGCGGGCGCTGCGCTACGTCGTCGTCGACGAGTGCCACATCTACCGCGGGGTCTTCGGCGCCCACGTCTCGGCGGTGCTGCGTCGGCTGCTGCGGGTGGCGGCGAGGTATGGCGCGACCCCCACCGTCGTCCTCGCCTCGGCGACCGTGGCCGAGCCCGAGCCCCTGGCCCGGGCCCTGACCGGCCAGGACGTCGTGGCGGTGACCGCCGACGCCTCCCCCCGCCGCGAGGCGGTGGTGGCCCTCTGGCAGCCGGGTGAGCTCGAGGACGGCCGCCGACGCAGCACCCTCGGCGAGGTCGCCGACCTGCTCACCGACCTCGTCTCCTCCGACGTGCAGACGGTCGCCTTCGCGCGCTCCCGGGTCGGGGTGGAGCAGGTCGCCTCCCGTGCCCGGCAGGCCAGGGAGGCACGCAGCGGGACCGCCGCGGGGATCGCCGCCTATCGCGGCGGCTACCTTCCCGAGGAGCGACGCGAGCTCGAGTCGGCGCTGCGGGAGCGCACCGTCATGGGACTCGCCGCCACCAGCGCCCTGGAGCTGGGCATCGACATCGCCGGGCTGGACGCCGTGGTCATGGCCGGCTGGCCGGGCACGCGCGCCTCCTTCTGGCAGCAGGTGGGCCGCGCCGGACGCAGCGGCTCCCCGTCCCTGGCGGTGCTCGTCGCGGCCGACGACCCGCTCGACACCTACCTCCTCACCCACCCCGAGCTCATCTTCGAGGCACCGGTCGAGACGTGCGTGCTCGACCCGGAGAACCCCTACGTCCTCGGCCCGCACCTGGCGGCCGCCGCCGCCGAGCTGCCGCTGACCGAGGCGGACGAATGCTGGTTCGGCCCCGGCCTGCGCGCCCTCGCGGAGCAGCTCGTCGTCGGCGGCGTCCTGCGGGCCCGCCCCACGGGGTGGTACTGGGCCCGCCCCGACCGGGCCACCGACCACGTCGCCCTGCGCGGCGCCGGGCAGACCGTGCAGATCGTCGACGCGCGCAGCGGACGCGTGCTCGGCACGGTGGACGAGGCGCGGGCCCTCACGACCGTCCATCAGGGGGCGGTCTACGTCCACCAGGGCGAGCCGTACGTCGTCACCGAGCTCGACCTGGACGGCTCGGTCGCCCTCGTCGTGGCCGGGGATCCTGGCTGGAGCACGCGGGCCCGGAGCGAGAGCACCTTCAGCATCCGCGAGCAGCAGACCCGACAGAGCTGGGGGGCGGCGTCGCTGGCGACGGGCAAGGTGGAGGTGACCACGCAGGTGACGGCCTTCCAGCGGGTGCTGACCGACGGCACCGTCATCGGGACCCACCCGCTCGATCTTCCGGCCCGCACCCTGGTGACCCAGGCGGTGTGGTGGACCCTCCCGCTCGAGGAGCTCGCCCTCGCCGGGGTGGCCGAGCAGGATGTGCCCGGGGCCCTGCACGCCGCCGAGCACGCCTCGATCGGGATGCTCCCGCTCCTGGCGACCTGCGACCGATGGGACATCGGCGGGGTCTCCACGGCGCTCCACCCCGACACCGGCCTGCCCACCGTCATGGTCTACGACGGCTACCCCGGAGGGGCCGGCTTCAGTCGGCGGGCCTTCGCCGCAGCGGTGCGCTGGCTGTCCGCCACCCGCGACCTCGTGGAGAGCTGCCGGTGCCAGGCGGGGTGCCCCGCGTGCGTCCAGTCGCCCAAGTGCGGCAACGGCAACGAGCCCCTCGACAAGGACGGTGCGGTCGCCGTGCTCGGGCACCTGCTGAGCGAGCGCGAGGTCGTCGTCCCGACGGGCTGA
- a CDS encoding NUDIX hydrolase, translating to MSVPAPEGWSPPGWLTDLAAVLPGLPGERFSRFLPPPEGGRRQSAVLVLFAPGVEDPGDPDATTVVLTERAHTMRSHAGQPAFPGGGTEEGDRDAAGTALREAAEEVGLDPSGVDILGELPTLHIPVSGYDVTPVLGWWRRPHPASLWAKDTREVARVLQPEVRRLIDPAQRFRVHHPSGFVGPAWDVEGLLVWGFTAGVLDRVLHLAGIAPAWPDAPTRELEL from the coding sequence GTGAGCGTGCCCGCGCCGGAGGGCTGGTCGCCGCCGGGCTGGCTCACCGACCTGGCGGCAGTGCTTCCCGGGTTGCCCGGGGAGCGGTTCAGCAGGTTCCTGCCGCCACCGGAGGGAGGGCGCCGCCAGTCGGCGGTCCTCGTCCTCTTCGCCCCGGGGGTCGAGGATCCCGGTGATCCCGACGCCACCACGGTGGTCCTCACCGAGCGAGCCCACACCATGCGCTCGCACGCGGGTCAGCCGGCCTTCCCCGGGGGCGGCACCGAGGAGGGTGACCGCGACGCCGCCGGGACGGCGTTGCGGGAGGCGGCGGAGGAGGTGGGCCTCGACCCCTCGGGCGTGGACATCCTCGGTGAGCTGCCGACGCTGCACATCCCCGTGTCCGGCTACGACGTGACGCCGGTCCTGGGGTGGTGGCGGCGGCCCCACCCGGCATCGCTGTGGGCCAAGGACACCCGTGAGGTGGCCCGGGTCCTCCAGCCGGAGGTGCGCCGGCTCATCGACCCCGCGCAGCGGTTCCGGGTCCATCACCCCAGCGGTTTCGTCGGGCCGGCCTGGGATGTCGAGGGCCTGCTGGTGTGGGGGTTCACCGCCGGTGTCCTGGACCGGGTCCTCCACCTGGCCGGGATCGCCCCGGCCTGGCCGGACGCACCGACGAGGGAGCTCGAGCTGTGA
- a CDS encoding DUF4244 domain-containing protein: MKKKNTTIGAALRRLRERGDAGMTTAEYAVGTIAACAFAAVLMAILQSGGVKGVVTSVITTALSVSL, translated from the coding sequence ATGAAGAAGAAGAACACCACCATCGGCGCGGCCCTGCGCCGGCTCCGCGAGCGTGGCGACGCCGGCATGACCACGGCGGAGTATGCCGTCGGCACCATCGCCGCCTGCGCCTTCGCCGCGGTGCTGATGGCCATCCTGCAGTCCGGAGGGGTCAAGGGCGTCGTCACCTCGGTCATCACGACCGCACTCTCGGTGTCGTTGTGA
- a CDS encoding MBL fold metallo-hydrolase, translating into MSAVADADWAGGPWGERAHAVLCPNPSPMTLDGTNTWVLLEPGGAEAVVVDPGPLREGHLASVLDHVEQRGARVALTLLTHGHADHAESADRWAELTGAPVRRRGRGHDDLVDGERLVVGGLELLVVPTPGHTADSLSFLLPAEQVLLTGDTVLGRGTTVVAYPDGDLTSYLESLERLRGLTGNRAATSIAPGHGPVVPDAAGVVEHYWRHRHARLEQVREAVAQVRGEPGDLADTVVERVYADTPRAVWPAARLSVLAQLDYLGELER; encoded by the coding sequence ATGAGTGCTGTCGCCGATGCCGACTGGGCGGGTGGTCCCTGGGGTGAGCGCGCCCACGCCGTGCTCTGCCCCAACCCCTCGCCGATGACCCTGGACGGCACCAACACGTGGGTGCTGCTCGAGCCCGGGGGCGCCGAGGCGGTCGTCGTGGACCCCGGGCCGCTGCGCGAGGGCCACCTCGCCTCGGTGCTCGACCACGTCGAGCAACGGGGCGCCCGGGTGGCGCTGACGCTCCTGACACACGGCCACGCCGACCACGCCGAGTCCGCCGACCGGTGGGCGGAGCTCACCGGGGCTCCGGTGCGCCGCCGCGGCCGGGGCCATGACGACCTGGTGGACGGCGAACGCCTGGTCGTCGGCGGCCTCGAGCTGCTCGTCGTGCCCACCCCCGGTCACACGGCCGACTCGCTGTCCTTCCTCCTGCCTGCCGAGCAGGTGCTGCTCACCGGCGACACCGTCCTGGGCCGGGGCACCACCGTGGTCGCCTACCCGGACGGCGACCTCACGTCATACCTCGAGTCGTTGGAGCGGCTGCGCGGACTCACCGGCAACCGGGCCGCGACCAGCATCGCGCCCGGGCACGGACCGGTCGTCCCGGATGCCGCTGGGGTGGTGGAGCACTACTGGCGGCACCGGCACGCGCGCCTGGAGCAGGTCCGTGAGGCCGTCGCGCAGGTGCGGGGCGAGCCTGGTGACCTCGCCGACACGGTCGTGGAGCGGGTGTATGCCGACACCCCGCGCGCCGTATGGCCGGCCGCCCGGCTCTCGGTGCTCGCGCAGCTGGACTACCTCGGCGAGCTCGAGCGCTGA
- a CDS encoding TadE family type IV pilus minor pilin gives MSRRGHHGGDRGMVSAEMALVIPSVLLVLAICLTALSLGVDQVRCEDAARVAARAASRGEDTGLVRDAALQRAPHGASVSVEGDAEGVRVVVRARARDRLLPGLPAAEANARAVWEPGAAP, from the coding sequence GTGAGCCGGCGCGGGCATCATGGCGGTGACCGGGGGATGGTCAGCGCCGAGATGGCGCTCGTCATCCCCTCGGTGCTGCTGGTGCTCGCGATCTGCCTGACCGCGCTCAGCCTGGGGGTGGATCAGGTCCGGTGCGAGGATGCGGCGCGCGTTGCAGCGCGCGCCGCATCCCGCGGGGAGGACACCGGGCTCGTCCGAGATGCCGCACTGCAGCGAGCACCCCACGGGGCCAGCGTGTCCGTGGAGGGTGACGCCGAGGGCGTGCGGGTGGTGGTCCGGGCCCGAGCCCGTGACCGGCTCCTGCCCGGCCTGCCCGCCGCCGAGGCGAACGCCCGGGCGGTGTGGGAGCCCGGAGCGGCGCCATGA
- the nth gene encoding endonuclease III produces the protein MSVDSDPAGPADQTPTGESALALTRRARRMARLLQERYPDAHCELDFEDAFQLLVATVLSAQTTDVRVNGVTPTLFARFPDAHALATADRAEVEAIIQPTGFFRAKTESLLKLGAALVERFEGQVPARLTDLVTLPGVGRKTANVVLGNAFDVPGITVDTHVGRLARRFGWTDAEDPVAVEHAVGALFPRREWTQLSHVLIFHGRRTCHARKPACGACPVARLCPAYGVGETDPVAAAALVRTAPRA, from the coding sequence GTGAGTGTCGACAGCGATCCCGCCGGTCCGGCTGACCAGACCCCGACGGGGGAGAGCGCGCTGGCGCTGACCCGTCGCGCGCGGCGGATGGCCCGCCTGCTGCAGGAGCGCTATCCCGACGCCCACTGCGAGCTGGACTTCGAGGACGCCTTCCAGCTGCTGGTCGCGACGGTGCTCTCCGCCCAGACGACGGATGTGCGGGTCAACGGGGTGACGCCCACGCTCTTCGCCCGTTTCCCCGACGCCCATGCCCTGGCGACGGCGGACCGTGCCGAGGTGGAGGCGATCATCCAGCCGACCGGTTTCTTCCGGGCCAAGACCGAGTCCCTGCTCAAGCTGGGCGCAGCCCTCGTGGAGAGGTTCGAGGGGCAGGTGCCTGCTCGACTCACCGACCTCGTCACCCTGCCGGGGGTCGGGCGCAAGACCGCCAACGTCGTGCTCGGCAACGCCTTCGACGTGCCGGGCATCACCGTCGACACCCACGTAGGGCGGCTGGCCCGACGCTTCGGCTGGACCGACGCGGAGGACCCGGTGGCGGTCGAGCACGCGGTGGGAGCGCTCTTCCCCCGCCGGGAGTGGACCCAGCTCTCCCACGTCCTGATCTTCCACGGCCGGCGCACGTGCCACGCGCGCAAGCCGGCCTGCGGTGCCTGCCCGGTGGCCCGGCTCTGCCCGGCCTACGGCGTGGGCGAGACCGACCCGGTCGCCGCCGCCGCGCTGGTGCGGACGGCTCCCCGGGCGTGA
- a CDS encoding type II secretion system F family protein — protein MRDDRVTGGGVLVLTSTTWLLPLLAVVAGAVPLVWWAPSAQGWTPPRGRSGGASGSDTQAAVPEALDLLALALQGGSSLGAAAHHVAAVLPPPLSEELADVGRDLLLGIDAGPSWESAGRHWRPARTSMEIAALAGVSPGPALRQTASDLRRRTVAAVEVATARLGVRLVVPLGLAFLPGFVLSTVVPLVLALVREQSW, from the coding sequence GTGCGCGATGACAGGGTCACCGGGGGAGGGGTCCTCGTGCTGACCTCGACGACCTGGCTGCTGCCCCTGCTCGCGGTGGTCGCCGGAGCGGTGCCGCTGGTGTGGTGGGCGCCGTCGGCGCAGGGGTGGACCCCGCCGCGCGGCCGGTCCGGTGGCGCGTCGGGGAGCGACACGCAGGCTGCTGTCCCCGAGGCGCTCGACCTGCTCGCCCTCGCTCTCCAGGGCGGGAGCTCGCTCGGCGCGGCGGCCCATCACGTCGCCGCGGTCCTGCCACCGCCGCTCAGCGAGGAGCTGGCGGACGTCGGCCGCGATCTGCTGCTCGGGATCGATGCGGGGCCGAGCTGGGAGTCCGCGGGTCGGCACTGGCGACCCGCCCGGACGAGCATGGAGATCGCCGCCCTCGCCGGCGTGTCCCCGGGGCCGGCCCTGCGTCAGACCGCCTCGGACCTGCGCCGACGCACGGTCGCCGCGGTGGAGGTGGCGACCGCCCGTCTGGGGGTCCGCCTCGTCGTGCCGCTGGGGCTGGCCTTCCTGCCCGGCTTCGTGCTGAGCACGGTCGTGCCGCTCGTCCTCGCCCTCGTCCGGGAGCAGTCCTGGTGA